One segment of candidate division KSB1 bacterium DNA contains the following:
- a CDS encoding universal stress protein: MPASEQQRILIIGDDREFRRSLTKIFQKEGFLVNTAATGSQAGILLGKHDYPVIVLDLKLPEGSGLDLLHDIRQASPGSQVIVVTACSDAMIRRAVLAAGALDYLTKPVKRNTLLAAAQRALACRVRGGNSKGRRATMLTIKRILFPTDFSRCADQALDHALYLARQNRAELHMLHALVPLEYDVNNPGHHFPDPAALTARLEQIASDRMKAALAGRGVDDLQVIPVQRQGISIAPTILQYVEEQDIDLIVMGTHGRRGLGHLFLGSVAEEIVREAPCPVLTIRERREPRPVDAIRQILVPMDFSEHAREALRYAQHFAGSYGAHLHLLHVFESGALPPFYTGLELAGPEMTTDRKARVERALQQLREELTATGVPVITHLLEGYAAHDIVHFAGQQGIDLIVIATHGLTGFKHLLLGSVTEKVVRHAPCPVFTVKTFGKSLVQ, encoded by the coding sequence TTGCCAGCCAGCGAACAGCAACGCATTTTGATCATCGGCGATGATCGTGAGTTCCGGCGGTCGCTGACCAAGATCTTCCAAAAAGAAGGTTTCCTGGTAAACACAGCCGCCACCGGCAGCCAGGCCGGGATTTTGCTTGGCAAACACGACTATCCGGTCATTGTGCTGGATCTCAAACTGCCGGAAGGTTCTGGACTCGATTTGTTGCACGACATTCGCCAGGCGAGTCCGGGGTCCCAAGTGATCGTGGTCACCGCCTGCAGTGACGCGATGATCCGCCGCGCTGTCCTGGCCGCCGGCGCTTTGGATTATCTCACCAAGCCGGTGAAGCGCAATACGCTGCTAGCCGCAGCGCAGCGGGCACTGGCTTGCCGTGTACGCGGCGGCAACAGCAAGGGAAGGAGGGCAACCATGCTGACCATTAAACGGATTTTGTTCCCCACGGATTTTTCGCGCTGTGCCGATCAGGCGCTCGATCATGCCCTGTACCTCGCACGGCAGAATCGCGCCGAATTGCATATGTTGCACGCTCTCGTGCCGCTGGAGTATGATGTGAACAATCCCGGCCATCACTTCCCCGATCCGGCGGCGTTGACGGCGCGGCTGGAGCAAATCGCCTCGGACCGCATGAAAGCGGCGCTCGCCGGGCGGGGTGTGGACGATTTGCAGGTCATCCCGGTGCAGCGTCAAGGCATCTCCATTGCCCCCACGATTTTGCAATATGTCGAAGAGCAAGACATCGATCTCATCGTCATGGGCACCCACGGCCGCCGCGGCCTGGGCCATCTCTTTCTGGGCAGTGTCGCCGAGGAAATCGTACGCGAAGCCCCCTGCCCGGTGCTCACCATTCGTGAGCGCAGGGAGCCCCGGCCGGTGGATGCCATTCGTCAAATTCTCGTGCCGATGGATTTCTCCGAACATGCCCGGGAGGCGCTGCGTTACGCGCAGCACTTTGCCGGTTCTTATGGTGCGCACCTTCATTTGCTGCACGTGTTCGAGAGCGGTGCCCTGCCTCCTTTCTACACCGGCCTCGAGCTTGCCGGGCCCGAGATGACAACCGACCGCAAGGCGCGCGTGGAACGGGCGCTGCAACAGCTCCGCGAAGAGTTGACGGCGACGGGCGTGCCGGTGATTACGCATCTGCTGGAGGGATATGCCGCGCACGACATCGTGCACTTTGCCGGCCAGCAGGGCATCGACCTCATCGTGATCGCCACCCATGGTTTGACCGGTTTCAAACATCTGCTGCTTGGCAGCGTCACTGAAAAAGTCGTGCGCCACGCACCCTGCCCGGTGTTCACGGTGAAAACGTTCGGGAAATCGCTGGTGCAGTAA